In Deinococcus sedimenti, a single genomic region encodes these proteins:
- a CDS encoding AAA family ATPase produces MSEIHALHGFIGSGKTTLARTLEMQLGALRFTPDEWITALHGADPPAAEYPAMLARVRSLMHAQWTRAVTLGAPVILDEGLWTRASRDELRSQAVALGVPLTLHVLPFDPASAWERVAARNDQPGAHYVAPATFELFLPRFEPLTPDEEPLQRVVRS; encoded by the coding sequence ATGAGCGAGATTCACGCCCTGCACGGCTTCATCGGCTCGGGCAAGACCACGCTGGCCCGCACGCTGGAAATGCAGCTGGGCGCGCTGCGCTTCACGCCCGACGAGTGGATTACCGCCCTGCACGGCGCCGACCCGCCCGCCGCCGAGTACCCGGCCATGCTGGCCCGCGTGCGGTCCCTGATGCACGCGCAGTGGACGCGGGCGGTCACGCTGGGCGCCCCGGTCATCCTCGACGAGGGCCTGTGGACCCGCGCCAGCCGCGACGAACTCCGCTCGCAGGCCGTCGCCCTGGGCGTGCCGCTGACCCTGCATGTCCTGCCCTTCGACCCGGCCAGCGCGTGGGAGCGGGTCGCCGCGCGGAACGACCAGCCCGGCGCGCACTACGTCGCCCCAGCCACCTTCGAGCTGTTCCTGCCACGCTTCGAACCGCTGACGCCCGACGAGGAACCCCTCCAGCGCGTCGTCCGGTCCTGA
- a CDS encoding Mov34/MPN/PAD-1 family protein encodes MPVVPLHLPAALHAALWQHARTHPDQEVVGALGGVLHGETWCVRTLYPLPNIAPDPAREYLADPTFLLRALKAMRAENLDLVGLYHSHPRGPDHPSRTDTRLAAYDVPYLIADLSGGTLRAYLLPEAHEVPLHVTEGPE; translated from the coding sequence ATGCCCGTCGTGCCCCTGCACCTTCCCGCCGCGCTGCACGCGGCCCTCTGGCAGCACGCCCGCACCCACCCGGACCAGGAGGTCGTGGGCGCGCTGGGCGGCGTTCTGCACGGCGAAACCTGGTGCGTGCGCACCCTGTACCCCCTGCCGAACATCGCGCCGGACCCGGCCCGCGAGTACCTTGCCGATCCCACCTTCCTGCTGCGCGCCCTGAAAGCCATGCGCGCGGAGAACCTCGACCTCGTGGGCCTGTACCACAGCCACCCGCGCGGCCCGGACCACCCCAGCCGCACCGACACCCGACTGGCTGCCTACGACGTGCCGTACCTGATCGCCGACCTGAGCGGCGGCACGCTGCGCGCCTACCTGCTGCCCGAAGCGCACGAGGTGCCGCTGCACGTCACGGAAGGACCGGAATGA
- a CDS encoding DNA translocase FtsK: MAKVRSRGAAPVSRFDGEALGLVLFALGIFLGVTVFMESAQPGSESFMGQSRALLVGWLGWAATLLPVIPVAYGTLVFLNRDVGNLTRRVLGGVLVVLSLLSLHEVAQPGQAGQLAGLAMTPLVGALSYAAALLPLLTLTLGVEVMLRLAPVSLLKGFFRGLSVLLGRGAAQVQGVIESRQEGRDAARARVGARQGLANLLREVEGLRRLYPQAPELAGLHDELRGASREVRGLDEAGLKNLDRELVAWRDVARMFVGNAARDLRADVEAEAPEAGAQVEAVANEVRAGRHDLSAELPSTMASAALERLRRTLVLEVQRLAQRAGRLERDRKAAEKCLGKPDAALLARELPAHAARERDWAELAEAFTAWRARASAYVGWPELTAAFDRAPTELAEALAEALGSDPDSVMADPSGWRAQLARAQEDARRRAEALAAQPVPEMAPTLPTLDFDFGTPSVQPSRESASAEPVSAAPLWTPPVRAGAGMAVAAAGTAVRAEGFPSPAPVPAPLNPAGLDWDAVDPAPPAALRTPGPGLAPVRSGAAPQPPAAQRAAPTYVPEVRADPVVPGLEDVTGGMDPFTGWDDDDLPFGPAATPAVPVQEPAGSAAAQPAPWESPQPERRVPTPPPSTPLPLFTGEANARPVQGALPLARPDETLLDPIPGAALNTEALDISARQRAGLIDETLRHFNLQARVVDYARGPTVTRYEIEPAPGEKISRIAGLANDLARALAVGGVRIEAPVPGKSVIGLEVPNAEREPITFHQAAAAPSFKGSRAKLPIILGKSIDGEMMVGDLAKMPHLLVAGSTGSGKSVCVNTLITSLLFKYLPTELRFLMIDPKMVELTPYDGIPHLVRAVVTNPVDAAGVLLGAVAHMERRYKMMSQVGAKNLEQYNAKMRQVGETELPHLVIIIDELADLMITSPKEVESAIMRLAQMARATGMHLVLATQRPSVDILTSLIKVNVPARIAFAVSSSHDSRTILDALGAERLTGMGDMLFYQPGLVKPIRLQGPYISEVESARIADELRRQVFEDAFVEAYGSDFEGGVEASGPSGDKSNMDFSDPLLRQAAQIAIEEGQGSVSRLQRRLSVGHARAGKLMDMLEAMGIVSKHQGSKPREVLVTEADLSEYFGR, translated from the coding sequence ATGGCGAAGGTGCGTTCGAGGGGTGCAGCTCCGGTCAGCCGGTTCGACGGAGAGGCCCTGGGCCTGGTGCTGTTCGCGCTCGGGATCTTCCTGGGCGTCACGGTGTTCATGGAGTCGGCGCAGCCGGGATCGGAATCGTTCATGGGGCAGTCGCGGGCGCTGCTGGTGGGCTGGCTGGGCTGGGCGGCGACGCTGCTGCCGGTCATTCCGGTGGCGTACGGCACGCTGGTCTTCCTGAATCGGGACGTGGGCAACCTGACCAGGCGCGTGCTGGGGGGCGTGCTGGTGGTGCTGTCGCTGCTGTCGCTGCACGAGGTGGCGCAGCCGGGTCAGGCGGGGCAGCTGGCGGGTCTGGCCATGACGCCGCTGGTGGGCGCCCTGAGTTACGCCGCGGCGCTGCTGCCGCTGCTGACCCTGACACTGGGTGTCGAGGTGATGCTGCGCCTGGCGCCCGTATCGCTGCTCAAGGGGTTCTTCCGCGGTCTGAGCGTCCTGCTGGGTCGCGGGGCGGCGCAGGTGCAGGGGGTGATCGAATCCCGCCAGGAGGGCCGGGACGCGGCGCGGGCGCGGGTGGGTGCCCGGCAGGGGCTGGCGAACCTGCTGCGCGAGGTCGAGGGCCTGCGGCGCCTCTATCCGCAGGCGCCGGAACTCGCGGGCCTTCACGATGAGCTGCGGGGCGCGAGCCGTGAGGTCCGCGGGCTTGACGAGGCGGGCCTGAAGAATCTCGACAGGGAGCTGGTCGCGTGGCGTGACGTGGCGCGGATGTTCGTCGGGAACGCCGCGCGGGACCTGAGGGCGGACGTGGAGGCCGAAGCGCCGGAAGCGGGAGCGCAGGTGGAGGCCGTGGCGAACGAGGTCCGTGCCGGTCGGCATGACCTGAGTGCCGAGCTGCCCAGCACCATGGCGAGCGCGGCGCTGGAGCGTCTGCGGCGGACGCTGGTGCTGGAGGTGCAGCGGCTCGCGCAGCGGGCGGGCCGGCTCGAACGGGACCGGAAGGCGGCCGAGAAGTGCCTGGGCAAGCCGGACGCGGCGCTGCTGGCGCGCGAGCTGCCCGCACACGCTGCGCGTGAGCGGGACTGGGCGGAACTGGCCGAGGCGTTCACCGCGTGGCGGGCCCGAGCGTCCGCCTACGTGGGCTGGCCGGAGCTGACGGCAGCGTTCGACCGTGCGCCCACCGAGCTGGCCGAGGCGCTGGCGGAGGCGCTGGGCTCGGATCCGGACTCGGTGATGGCGGATCCGTCGGGGTGGCGGGCGCAGCTGGCCCGCGCGCAGGAGGACGCGCGCCGCCGTGCCGAGGCGCTGGCCGCGCAGCCCGTCCCGGAAATGGCGCCGACGCTCCCCACCCTGGACTTCGATTTCGGGACGCCCTCGGTCCAGCCCTCACGTGAGTCGGCCTCTGCGGAACCGGTCTCGGCCGCTCCGCTGTGGACACCGCCGGTCCGCGCCGGGGCCGGGATGGCGGTCGCCGCTGCCGGTACAGCCGTCCGTGCGGAGGGCTTCCCCTCCCCTGCCCCGGTCCCTGCGCCGTTGAATCCGGCCGGGTTGGACTGGGACGCGGTCGATCCGGCGCCCCCAGCAGCCCTGAGGACTCCGGGGCCGGGGCTGGCGCCCGTGCGGTCAGGCGCGGCACCACAGCCGCCCGCCGCGCAGCGCGCCGCGCCCACCTACGTGCCGGAGGTGCGGGCCGATCCGGTTGTTCCCGGTCTGGAGGACGTGACGGGCGGCATGGACCCCTTTACCGGCTGGGACGATGATGACCTGCCGTTCGGCCCGGCGGCCACTCCTGCCGTCCCGGTGCAGGAGCCGGCGGGATCCGCTGCGGCGCAACCGGCGCCCTGGGAGAGCCCTCAGCCCGAGCGGCGGGTTCCCACTCCACCGCCCTCGACCCCGCTGCCCCTGTTCACGGGCGAGGCGAATGCCCGCCCGGTGCAGGGGGCGCTCCCGCTGGCTCGGCCGGACGAGACGCTGCTCGATCCGATTCCGGGCGCGGCGCTGAACACCGAGGCGCTGGACATCTCGGCGCGGCAGCGGGCGGGCCTGATCGACGAGACGTTGCGGCACTTCAACCTGCAGGCGCGCGTGGTGGATTACGCGCGCGGCCCGACCGTCACGCGCTATGAGATCGAGCCCGCGCCGGGTGAGAAGATCAGCCGCATCGCGGGCCTCGCGAACGATCTGGCCCGGGCGCTGGCGGTGGGCGGGGTGCGTATCGAGGCGCCGGTCCCGGGCAAGAGCGTGATCGGCCTGGAGGTCCCCAACGCGGAGCGTGAACCGATCACGTTCCATCAGGCGGCGGCCGCGCCGAGCTTCAAGGGCTCGCGGGCGAAACTGCCGATCATTCTCGGCAAGAGCATTGACGGCGAGATGATGGTGGGCGACCTGGCGAAAATGCCGCACCTGCTTGTGGCGGGCAGTACGGGCAGCGGGAAGTCGGTGTGCGTGAACACGCTGATCACCAGCCTGCTGTTCAAGTACCTGCCGACCGAGCTGCGGTTTTTGATGATCGACCCGAAGATGGTGGAACTGACGCCGTACGACGGGATTCCGCATCTGGTGCGGGCGGTCGTGACGAACCCGGTGGACGCGGCGGGGGTGCTGCTGGGCGCGGTGGCGCACATGGAGCGGCGCTACAAGATGATGTCGCAGGTGGGCGCGAAGAACCTCGAGCAGTACAACGCGAAGATGCGTCAGGTCGGTGAGACGGAACTACCGCACCTGGTGATCATCATCGACGAGCTGGCGGACCTGATGATCACCAGTCCGAAGGAGGTCGAGTCGGCGATCATGCGCCTGGCGCAGATGGCCCGCGCGACCGGGATGCATCTGGTGCTGGCGACGCAGCGGCCCAGCGTGGACATCCTGACCAGTCTGATCAAGGTGAACGTGCCCGCGCGAATTGCGTTCGCGGTGAGCAGCAGTCACGACAGCCGCACGATCCTGGACGCGCTGGGCGCCGAGCGCCTGACCGGGATGGGCGACATGCTGTTCTACCAGCCAGGCCTCGTGAAACCGATCCGCCTGCAGGGGCCGTACATCAGCGAGGTGGAGTCCGCACGGATCGCGGATGAGCTGCGCCGTCAGGTGTTCGAGGACGCCTTCGTGGAGGCGTACGGTTCGGACTTCGAGGGTGGCGTGGAGGCCAGTGGGCCCAGTGGTGACAAGTCGAACATGGACTTCAGTGATCCGCTGCTGCGGCAGGCGGCTCAGATCGCCATCGAGGAGGGGCAGGGCAGCGTGTCGCGCCTGCAGCGGCGGCTGTCGGTGGGGCACGCCCGGGCCGGGAAGCTGATGGACATGCTGGAGGCGATGGGCATCGTGAGCAAGCATCAGGGCAGCAAGCCTCGCGAGGTTCTGGTGACCGAGGCGGACCTGTCGGAATACTTCGGCCGGTGA
- a CDS encoding fasciclin domain-containing protein codes for MKKHTGLLTLSLMLATPALAGGAGAPAAPMPMGACKSIAQIVSTDPNFSTLATAVEAAGLTQTLMSGQYTVFAPTNAAFAKLPSDALAAALNDPALLRSILLYHVVPGKVTAKQVMNMSSAKTAQGGSVLIGTMNGRVMVDNAMVTKADVMACNGIVHVVDTVLMPAMAAAPAADTVTVTTPAPVATPAPAPMSTAPAATDIMSIPVMPVGMSSTTTTTTTTTTTTTDTAATTATTDMASTTTVYDMLVSDERFSTLRDLLSDAGLTDMLINNEFTIFAPTNDAFAAVDADTLALIASDPDTLKAVLAYHVVQGRVTADQVAAATQMRSEQGASLNFKLDGTTQMVNEAMVDGAPIMASNGYIYAINQVLLPADLVLPTAPADMTTTTTTVTVVTLASAQSGANITEVLSQPQFSTLLSLVQKAGLVDALMAGDVTIFAPTNDAFAKVPQATLDMLMADNDKLKQVLLYHVVTGRVIDDALNVAQLRSMEGSSIDLMVDGTAYKVGVRNGDMITGGMVSTRADAGNSVIYPLDMVLIPPTLK; via the coding sequence ATGAAGAAGCACACTGGTCTGCTCACCCTGAGCCTGATGCTCGCCACCCCCGCTCTCGCTGGTGGGGCCGGCGCTCCCGCCGCCCCCATGCCCATGGGCGCCTGCAAGTCGATCGCGCAGATCGTCTCGACTGACCCCAACTTCAGCACGCTGGCCACCGCCGTCGAGGCCGCCGGCCTGACCCAGACCCTCATGAGCGGGCAGTACACCGTGTTCGCCCCCACGAACGCGGCCTTCGCCAAGCTGCCCAGCGACGCGCTGGCCGCCGCCCTGAACGACCCGGCGCTGCTGCGCTCGATCCTGCTATACCACGTGGTGCCCGGCAAGGTCACGGCCAAGCAGGTCATGAACATGTCCTCCGCGAAGACCGCGCAGGGCGGCAGCGTCCTGATCGGCACCATGAACGGCCGCGTCATGGTGGACAACGCCATGGTCACCAAGGCTGACGTGATGGCCTGTAACGGGATCGTGCACGTGGTCGACACCGTCCTGATGCCCGCGATGGCCGCCGCTCCGGCCGCCGACACGGTCACGGTCACGACCCCCGCCCCCGTGGCCACCCCCGCCCCGGCCCCGATGAGCACTGCGCCCGCCGCGACGGACATCATGTCCATCCCGGTGATGCCGGTCGGGATGTCTAGCACGACCACCACCACGACGACCACGACCACCACCACGACCGACACGGCCGCCACCACGGCCACGACCGATATGGCCAGCACGACCACCGTATACGACATGCTGGTCAGTGACGAGCGCTTCAGCACGCTGCGCGACCTGCTCAGCGACGCCGGGCTGACCGACATGCTCATCAACAACGAGTTCACGATCTTCGCGCCCACCAACGACGCCTTCGCCGCCGTGGACGCCGACACCCTGGCCCTGATCGCCAGCGACCCCGATACCCTCAAAGCTGTCCTGGCGTATCACGTCGTGCAGGGCCGCGTCACGGCCGATCAGGTGGCCGCCGCCACGCAGATGCGCAGCGAGCAGGGCGCCAGCCTGAACTTCAAGCTCGACGGCACCACCCAGATGGTGAACGAGGCGATGGTCGACGGCGCGCCCATCATGGCGAGCAACGGGTACATCTACGCCATCAACCAGGTGCTGCTGCCCGCCGATCTGGTCCTGCCCACCGCGCCCGCCGACATGACCACCACGACCACCACCGTCACGGTCGTCACGCTCGCCAGCGCGCAGTCCGGCGCGAACATCACGGAAGTGCTGTCGCAGCCGCAGTTCAGCACGCTGCTGAGCCTGGTGCAGAAGGCCGGTCTGGTCGACGCCCTGATGGCCGGCGACGTGACGATCTTCGCCCCCACCAATGACGCCTTTGCCAAGGTGCCCCAGGCGACCCTGGACATGCTGATGGCCGACAACGACAAGCTCAAGCAGGTGCTGCTGTACCACGTGGTCACCGGCCGCGTGATCGACGACGCCCTGAACGTCGCGCAGCTCCGCTCCATGGAAGGCAGCAGCATCGACCTGATGGTCGACGGCACCGCCTACAAGGTCGGCGTCCGGAACGGCGACATGATCACCGGCGGCATGGTCAGCACCCGCGCCGACGCTGGTAACAGCGTCATCTACCCGCTGGACATGGTTCTGATTCCCCCCACCCTGAAGTAA